In a genomic window of Polycladomyces abyssicola:
- the hpf gene encoding ribosome hibernation-promoting factor, HPF/YfiA family, whose translation MNYVIRGNNFDVTDALRSFIEKKISRLEKYFDPPPSADAHIALSVIHDDHKVEVTIPFPGVLVRAEEKSADMYASIDLVVEKLERQIRKYKTKINRKLRQEGSLRSQLVENGNTANALVDEEAEPKVVRTKRFQLKPMDVEEAIIQMELLGHHFFVFFNAETDEVNVVYRRKDGRYGLIEPE comes from the coding sequence ATGAATTATGTCATTCGTGGCAACAACTTCGACGTGACGGATGCTTTGCGGAGTTTTATCGAAAAAAAGATCAGCCGTCTGGAAAAGTATTTCGACCCCCCTCCTTCCGCCGATGCACACATTGCCCTCAGCGTGATTCACGATGATCACAAGGTAGAAGTGACGATTCCTTTTCCGGGCGTGCTGGTTCGCGCGGAGGAAAAAAGCGCGGACATGTATGCGTCCATTGATCTGGTCGTGGAAAAATTGGAACGGCAGATACGGAAGTATAAAACCAAGATCAACCGCAAACTCCGTCAGGAAGGAAGCCTCCGTTCGCAGCTTGTTGAAAACGGAAACACCGCTAACGCTTTGGTGGATGAGGAAGCCGAACCCAAAGTGGTGCGCACGAAGCGTTTTCAATTAAAACCGATGGACGTGGAAGAAGCCATCATCCAGATGGAACTGCTCGGACATCACTTCTTTGTGTTCTTCAACGCAGAGACTGATGAAGTGAACGTAGTATACCGCAGAAAAGACGGGCGTTACGGTTTGATCGAGCCCGAGTGA
- a CDS encoding cupin domain-containing protein: MTVVEIKQEITGEKGISRTQVLDFDQGVVVNLQVKAGKKIPRHHANCHVLVYVVSGEVWFGVSEQRFHLKTGSLLHMNPFEEHDIEAIQDSSLLVIKTGSQTGCNIRA; this comes from the coding sequence ATGACAGTTGTGGAGATAAAACAAGAAATTACCGGGGAAAAAGGGATTTCCCGTACCCAAGTGCTGGATTTTGACCAGGGAGTCGTCGTGAACCTGCAAGTAAAAGCGGGGAAAAAGATTCCCCGACACCATGCGAACTGCCATGTGCTCGTTTATGTAGTCAGCGGGGAAGTATGGTTTGGCGTATCTGAGCAGCGATTTCACTTAAAAACGGGTTCCTTACTCCATATGAACCCGTTTGAAGAACATGATATTGAAGCGATACAAGATTCCAGCTTGCTCGTTATAAAAACAGGTTCCCAAACCGGATGCAATATTCGTGCGTGA
- the hcp gene encoding hydroxylamine reductase, with protein sequence MFCHQCEQTPMGGCKIIGVCGKNEVIASLQDILVFGLKGIAAYRTHAYQLGYTDPFVDATTHEALYMTLTNSNFNEQEHFEMAMKVGQAAIRVMELLDRAHTERFGIPQPVRVSQNKIEGKAILVTGHNLLALEKLLEQTMDKGINIYTHSEMLPAHGYPQLKKYPHLKGNIGKSWFDQRRLFEKFPGAILATTNCVMPIKGTYADRFFSYDVAGLEGVQKIENDDFTPLIKRALELPEVNIESDQELVTGFHHETVLGMAPEIIQAVKDGKIKRFFVIAGCDAPGKGGEYYRKLATSLPPETVILTTSCGKFRFNDVDYGVVPGTDIPRYIDLGQCNNSISTVKIAAALAEAFGCEVNELPVSIVLSWFEQKAVAILLGLLSLGIQDIRIGPKAPEFISPGVLQVLQERFGLKLIGDVQADMQVMLT encoded by the coding sequence ATGTTTTGTCACCAATGTGAGCAGACACCAATGGGTGGATGTAAAATTATCGGAGTTTGTGGAAAAAACGAAGTGATCGCTAGTTTGCAAGATATTTTGGTTTTTGGGTTAAAAGGGATCGCTGCATATCGTACACATGCTTATCAGCTCGGATATACCGACCCGTTTGTAGATGCTACCACACATGAAGCACTTTACATGACACTGACCAATTCCAACTTTAATGAGCAAGAGCATTTTGAGATGGCGATGAAAGTTGGGCAAGCAGCGATCCGGGTTATGGAATTGCTAGATCGTGCTCATACAGAACGCTTTGGGATTCCACAGCCCGTTCGTGTTAGCCAAAATAAAATAGAAGGAAAAGCAATTTTGGTAACAGGGCATAATTTGCTTGCACTTGAAAAATTATTAGAGCAAACGATGGATAAAGGGATTAACATTTATACACATTCCGAAATGTTACCAGCACATGGTTATCCTCAACTGAAAAAGTATCCTCATTTAAAAGGGAACATCGGTAAATCATGGTTTGATCAAAGAAGGCTGTTTGAAAAATTCCCGGGCGCTATTTTAGCAACAACGAACTGTGTCATGCCCATTAAAGGTACGTATGCAGACCGCTTCTTCTCTTACGATGTAGCAGGGCTTGAAGGAGTACAAAAAATTGAAAATGATGATTTTACACCATTGATCAAGCGTGCTTTAGAGCTTCCAGAAGTGAATATAGAGTCTGATCAAGAGCTCGTTACAGGCTTCCACCATGAGACAGTACTAGGAATGGCACCGGAAATTATCCAGGCTGTGAAAGATGGAAAAATTAAGCGCTTCTTTGTCATTGCAGGTTGTGACGCTCCAGGGAAAGGTGGGGAATATTATCGAAAATTAGCCACATCCTTGCCACCTGAAACGGTTATTCTAACCACTTCTTGCGGCAAGTTCCGCTTTAACGATGTAGATTACGGAGTAGTACCAGGTACAGATATTCCACGCTATATTGATTTAGGGCAATGTAATAATTCGATTTCCACTGTGAAGATTGCGGCTGCACTAGCCGAAGCATTTGGATGTGAGGTAAACGAACTGCCAGTCAGTATCGTGTTATCTTGGTTTGAGCAAAAAGCAGTTGCCATCCTATTGGGGTTGTTAAGCTTAGGTATTCAAGATATCCGTATTGGACCGAAAGCTCCTGAGTTTATTTCGCCAGGCGTGTTGCAAGTATTACAAGAGAGATTTGGCTTAAAATTGATTGGGGATGTACAAGCAGATATGCAAGTCATGTTAACGTAG
- a CDS encoding cytochrome ubiquinol oxidase subunit I, producing MLNVLLARWQFGILTIYHFLFVPLTIGLAVLIALMETIYVRTGDETYKRMAKFWGKMFLVNFALGVATGIMQEFQFGMNWSAYSRFVGDVFGPPLAIEALAAFFLESTFVAVWLFGWDRLSKRVHLLAIWLTAAGVSISALWILTANAFMQEPRGYVIHNGRAEMSNFWSLLGNPQLWVEFPHVWFGAISTGAFFITGVSAWYLLKKRHLKEFTRSFQIGIVVALVSSVLTIVLGHSQAQHLMKAQPMKMAASEAQWDTSSEHAPWSVFALIDEEHHRNTLNVEIPYLLSILAYNHTYGKVEGINQLQKQYERTYGPGNYIPSVWVTYWSFRVMVLAGVLMLLLALYGVYLVLKNRLRQHPTFLRAMIGAIFLPPIAHSTGWIMTEMGRQPWVVMGLQKTIDGVSSTVTTPMIWTTLLGFGILYLVLGIVDVYLFVRIIRQGPDFEKDPSEMDAKLPHPAT from the coding sequence ATGCTGAATGTTTTGTTAGCCCGTTGGCAGTTTGGGATCTTAACGATCTACCACTTTCTCTTCGTGCCTCTCACCATCGGGTTGGCCGTTTTGATTGCCTTGATGGAGACGATTTATGTTCGAACAGGCGATGAAACGTATAAACGGATGGCGAAATTTTGGGGCAAAATGTTTCTTGTCAACTTCGCCCTGGGCGTAGCCACCGGAATCATGCAGGAATTCCAGTTTGGCATGAACTGGTCCGCCTATTCCCGCTTCGTCGGCGATGTATTCGGGCCGCCCTTGGCGATCGAAGCACTGGCTGCCTTCTTTCTCGAATCGACTTTCGTCGCGGTATGGCTGTTCGGATGGGACCGGTTGTCCAAACGTGTGCATCTGCTCGCAATTTGGCTTACAGCCGCCGGGGTGTCGATATCCGCACTTTGGATTTTGACAGCGAATGCCTTTATGCAGGAGCCAAGGGGCTATGTGATCCATAACGGCCGGGCGGAGATGAGCAATTTTTGGTCACTGCTTGGCAACCCTCAATTATGGGTGGAGTTTCCACATGTTTGGTTCGGTGCTATTTCTACAGGTGCTTTCTTTATCACTGGTGTCAGTGCTTGGTATTTACTGAAAAAGCGGCACCTGAAGGAGTTTACGCGTTCTTTTCAAATCGGTATCGTCGTGGCTTTGGTCTCCAGCGTACTGACAATCGTGCTGGGACATTCGCAGGCTCAACATTTAATGAAGGCACAACCCATGAAGATGGCGGCATCAGAAGCGCAATGGGACACCAGCTCGGAACATGCCCCTTGGTCCGTGTTCGCGCTCATCGATGAAGAACATCACCGTAACACGTTGAATGTGGAAATTCCTTATTTGCTGAGTATCCTTGCCTATAATCACACCTACGGTAAGGTCGAAGGGATCAATCAGCTGCAGAAACAGTATGAACGAACATATGGTCCGGGAAATTACATCCCGAGCGTATGGGTAACCTACTGGAGTTTTCGCGTGATGGTACTGGCCGGTGTATTGATGTTGCTATTGGCCCTTTACGGTGTATATCTGGTACTGAAAAATCGGTTGAGACAGCATCCCACCTTTTTGCGAGCGATGATTGGGGCGATATTCCTACCGCCCATCGCACACAGCACTGGATGGATTATGACGGAGATGGGCAGGCAGCCATGGGTGGTCATGGGCCTTCAAAAAACGATTGACGGTGTTTCCTCTACGGTCACCACACCCATGATATGGACGACGTTGCTCGGGTTTGGAATCCTGTATCTTGTTTTGGGGATTGTCGACGTGTATTTATTTGTTCGCATTATCCGTCAGGGGCCGGATTTCGAAAAGGACCCGTCAGAAATGGATGCCAAACTCCCCCATCCGGCAACTTAG
- a CDS encoding zinc-dependent alcohol dehydrogenase family protein, with the protein MKALVFRGPGKFEWVEKDKPTIQNPTDAIIKITKTTICGTDLHILGGDVPAVTDGRTLGHEGVGIVEGVGSGVNNFKPGDRVLISCVTSCGRCDYCKKAMYAHCEDGGWILGHLIDGTQAEYVRIPYADTSLYHIPPGTDEEALVMLSDIFPTSLEIGVINGEVQPGDVVAIVGAGPVGMASLLTAQLYSPAEIIMVDLDDYRLEMSKKFGATKTVNSSKGNAVEQVMELTDGKGVDVAIEAVGFPVTFDICQQILKPGGRLANVGVHGKPVDLHLEQLWIRNVKITTGLVSTSTTPMLIKTVQSGKIKPQQLVTHRFPLDQIMQAYEVFRNAAKEKAMKVILYND; encoded by the coding sequence ATGAAAGCGCTTGTATTCCGTGGTCCGGGAAAGTTTGAGTGGGTAGAAAAAGACAAGCCGACGATTCAAAATCCGACGGATGCCATCATCAAAATCACCAAAACGACGATTTGCGGCACAGATTTACATATCTTGGGCGGTGATGTGCCGGCGGTAACCGACGGCCGAACCTTGGGACACGAAGGGGTTGGAATAGTAGAAGGAGTCGGCTCGGGTGTCAACAATTTCAAACCCGGAGACAGAGTCCTGATTTCTTGTGTCACTTCCTGTGGAAGATGCGATTATTGCAAAAAAGCGATGTACGCCCACTGTGAAGACGGCGGTTGGATTCTGGGACACCTGATCGACGGTACCCAGGCGGAATACGTTCGGATCCCTTATGCCGATACGAGCTTGTATCACATTCCTCCGGGAACCGATGAGGAAGCACTTGTCATGCTGAGTGACATTTTCCCGACGAGTTTGGAAATCGGGGTGATCAACGGCGAAGTTCAGCCGGGGGATGTGGTTGCGATCGTCGGGGCTGGTCCGGTTGGGATGGCGTCACTCTTGACAGCGCAACTTTATTCACCTGCGGAGATCATCATGGTCGACCTCGACGATTATCGATTGGAGATGTCCAAAAAGTTCGGGGCCACCAAGACAGTAAACAGCTCCAAGGGAAATGCGGTTGAGCAAGTGATGGAATTAACGGACGGAAAGGGTGTTGACGTAGCGATTGAGGCCGTCGGATTTCCGGTGACCTTCGACATCTGTCAGCAAATCCTGAAGCCCGGTGGACGGCTGGCCAATGTCGGTGTACACGGCAAGCCTGTCGATTTGCACTTGGAACAATTGTGGATTCGCAATGTCAAGATCACCACCGGGCTAGTTAGTACGAGCACGACACCGATGCTGATCAAAACGGTGCAGTCCGGGAAGATCAAACCACAACAGTTGGTCACCCACCGTTTTCCGCTGGACCAGATCATGCAGGCGTACGAGGTATTTCGCAATGCAGCCAAAGAAAAAGCGATGAAAGTGATTTTATACAATGATTGA
- the cydC gene encoding thiol reductant ABC exporter subunit CydC, whose amino-acid sequence MSRPVIQRMTPKNRQVQLSLWRVIVRLFQFQRPFPWRFTLSILLRFCTVGANIGLMATSGYLISKAALHPATILLLWMPIVGVRFFGLSRAVFRYTERYFSHDLTFRILRQIRVWLYRRIEPLVPMMWQGRYSGDVLASAIGDIDTLQNFYLRAIAPLLVALLVMGLGFVLMAPFGGDLVLALFAGLVTAAAGIPLLTHFLARRAGAESVQARARMQTKLVDTIQGMADVLAYNLETKVMQEWEREQRIWTRRQLRLAHVDGLGNGLLFISSHFTMWVVLWLGIEHVQSGRMDGVYLAMLVLTALAVFEAVMPLPTAFKQLGECIEAGRRMFRLTDQTPPVLEQHCSQLPRSADLRVRNVSFLYHGSERKILTGISFDLPQGKHMALVGASGAGKSTLFRLLLRLWEPTNGQIELGGVNLRDVEPEAVRRWFSLIEQKTYLFHESAADNLRLGHPTATLTELQDAASKSQIDQVLLKLPDGYDTLLGELGARLSGGERQRLALARALLKEAPILLLDEPTTGLDAIVEQRFMKTLRMVAAGRSVLLITHRISGLESFDEILVLKDGRIAERGTHMELLNLRGIYRAMWEVERDRLHANVESNR is encoded by the coding sequence ATGAGCAGACCGGTGATACAGAGAATGACACCGAAAAATAGACAGGTACAGTTGTCGCTCTGGAGAGTGATCGTCCGTTTGTTTCAATTTCAACGGCCATTTCCCTGGCGCTTTACCCTGTCCATCCTGCTTCGTTTTTGTACTGTAGGAGCAAACATTGGGCTGATGGCAACTTCCGGTTACCTGATTTCCAAAGCGGCTCTTCACCCTGCCACCATTTTGTTGCTGTGGATGCCCATTGTAGGGGTCCGTTTTTTTGGCTTGTCCCGTGCCGTGTTCCGTTACACTGAACGATATTTCTCCCATGACTTGACCTTTCGCATCCTCCGGCAGATCCGTGTGTGGCTGTACCGGCGCATTGAGCCGTTGGTACCGATGATGTGGCAAGGGCGGTACAGCGGTGATGTACTGGCGTCGGCAATTGGAGACATTGATACACTGCAAAATTTTTATTTGCGGGCAATAGCGCCACTGTTGGTGGCATTGCTCGTGATGGGATTAGGCTTCGTGCTAATGGCCCCCTTTGGCGGCGATTTGGTTCTGGCTTTGTTTGCGGGACTTGTTACCGCCGCAGCAGGTATTCCTTTGCTTACACATTTCCTGGCACGGCGAGCAGGGGCGGAATCGGTCCAAGCACGGGCGCGTATGCAAACGAAGCTGGTAGACACTATTCAGGGGATGGCTGATGTGTTGGCCTATAACCTGGAAACGAAAGTGATGCAGGAATGGGAAAGGGAACAACGGATATGGACCCGACGTCAATTAAGGCTGGCCCATGTGGATGGCCTGGGCAACGGGCTATTGTTCATTTCCAGTCATTTCACTATGTGGGTTGTGTTGTGGCTTGGTATTGAGCACGTGCAAAGCGGACGCATGGACGGAGTTTACTTAGCCATGCTGGTACTGACTGCGTTAGCGGTGTTTGAAGCGGTGATGCCCTTGCCGACAGCGTTCAAGCAACTGGGGGAGTGCATCGAGGCCGGGCGGAGGATGTTTCGTTTGACAGACCAAACCCCTCCGGTGTTGGAACAGCATTGTTCACAACTTCCCCGTTCAGCGGATTTGCGTGTACGTAACGTATCATTTCTCTACCACGGTTCGGAACGCAAAATCTTGACAGGCATTTCTTTCGATTTGCCACAGGGCAAACACATGGCCTTGGTCGGAGCCAGTGGCGCTGGAAAAAGCACGCTCTTTCGCCTCTTATTGCGTCTCTGGGAGCCAACGAACGGACAGATTGAGCTTGGCGGGGTCAATCTTCGAGATGTGGAGCCGGAAGCGGTCCGCCGTTGGTTTTCATTGATTGAACAAAAAACCTATTTATTCCATGAGTCGGCGGCCGATAATTTACGCTTGGGACACCCCACAGCGACCTTGACGGAACTGCAAGATGCCGCCTCAAAATCACAGATCGATCAGGTGTTGCTGAAATTGCCGGATGGATACGATACGCTTCTTGGTGAACTCGGTGCGCGTTTATCTGGAGGGGAACGGCAACGCTTGGCCTTAGCACGGGCATTACTGAAGGAAGCGCCCATTCTTCTATTGGATGAGCCCACAACCGGTTTGGACGCAATCGTTGAGCAAAGGTTTATGAAGACACTTCGGATGGTGGCTGCCGGTCGCTCTGTTCTGCTCATTACCCACCGTATAAGCGGGCTGGAATCCTTTGACGAGATTCTGGTCCTGAAAGATGGCCGCATTGCAGAAAGAGGGACACACATGGAATTACTCAATCTGCGCGGCATTTACCGTGCGATGTGGGAGGTTGAGAGGGACCGTCTGCACGCAAATGTGGAAAGTAACAGATAA
- the cydD gene encoding thiol reductant ABC exporter subunit CydD, translating into MKEIRIHIKQLVRQIPMVRVLLAVTVGVGLTSGVLLILQAYYLARVVNAVFLEHAPLHQVSPWLWILFGLIITRGVLTWLDQAVAAHLAVRVKTDLRRRLIAHLLRLGPVWSAQEQRGELVNTAMTGIEQLESFLSRYLPQMALSALMPLAIFGFVLTRDSLTAFILAVAAPLIVFFMILIGKAAESASSRQWQQLSLLAARFLDVLEGLTTLKIFGRSKARAEWMGRASEAYRLATMRTLRVAFLSSFLLELFATLSTAVVAVTLGLRLVADRMPFFTAFLILLLTPEFFQPLRALGSEFHAGLNGVTAAGRIFEILEAKSPGLVQDGWKIQKDMRVSCASYNDIHRDLQPKQGAKREPWIPTHHGSRNEPFTIDFVDVTFSYDPGLPPILHDINLTVRPGETLALVGPSGAGKSTLLDLLQGFLRPTAGEILINGQALSDWPIDEWRRRMAVLRQHTHIFAGTVMDNLRLARPNASMEEVISAARTAKAHDWIVSLPQGYNTPLGEGGYGLSGGQIQRLAVARALLKDAPLVLLDEPTAHLDPETESSMQEGITRLLAGRTVIVVAHRLSTVNRANRIIVMEDGKIVEQGSQSELMAVQGMYRRLRTAYAGGEEA; encoded by the coding sequence TTGAAGGAGATTCGTATACATATCAAGCAGCTTGTACGACAAATACCAATGGTTCGCGTGCTCCTGGCCGTTACCGTGGGAGTGGGGTTGACGAGCGGAGTGCTGTTGATCCTTCAGGCCTATTATCTGGCCCGCGTGGTCAACGCTGTGTTTTTGGAACACGCTCCATTGCATCAGGTAAGTCCGTGGCTCTGGATCTTATTCGGGCTCATCATCACCCGCGGTGTTCTCACTTGGCTGGATCAGGCGGTCGCCGCGCATCTGGCCGTGCGTGTGAAAACGGATTTGCGTCGTCGGCTGATCGCACATCTGCTGCGTCTTGGACCGGTTTGGTCAGCCCAAGAGCAACGCGGCGAGTTGGTCAACACGGCGATGACCGGGATTGAACAATTGGAAAGCTTTTTATCCCGATATCTTCCGCAAATGGCACTGTCGGCGTTGATGCCGTTGGCCATTTTCGGTTTCGTGCTGACACGCGACAGTTTAACGGCATTCATTCTTGCAGTGGCTGCGCCGTTGATCGTATTCTTTATGATTTTGATCGGCAAGGCGGCGGAATCGGCCAGCTCACGTCAATGGCAACAATTGAGCTTGCTCGCAGCACGGTTTCTCGATGTCCTGGAGGGCTTGACCACGCTGAAGATTTTTGGACGCAGCAAGGCTCGGGCGGAGTGGATGGGCCGAGCCAGTGAAGCCTATCGCCTGGCGACGATGCGTACCCTTCGGGTTGCTTTTTTGTCTTCTTTTTTACTGGAATTATTTGCCACACTGAGTACAGCAGTTGTCGCCGTTACACTCGGCTTACGCTTGGTTGCTGATCGTATGCCCTTTTTCACGGCCTTTTTGATCCTGTTGTTGACACCTGAATTTTTTCAGCCCCTTCGGGCACTGGGGAGCGAGTTTCATGCAGGTCTCAACGGAGTGACGGCTGCCGGAAGAATATTCGAGATTCTCGAAGCCAAGTCGCCCGGCCTGGTTCAGGATGGTTGGAAGATCCAAAAGGATATGCGTGTATCCTGTGCATCTTACAATGATATCCACAGGGATTTGCAACCCAAACAAGGGGCAAAGAGGGAACCGTGGATACCAACTCATCATGGATCGCGGAATGAACCGTTCACAATTGATTTCGTCGATGTCACTTTTTCATATGATCCCGGATTGCCACCTATATTACATGATATCAATCTAACTGTTCGCCCAGGTGAAACACTGGCGCTGGTCGGGCCCAGTGGAGCGGGTAAAAGCACACTCCTCGACCTATTGCAGGGTTTTTTGCGCCCAACGGCTGGGGAGATCCTTATCAATGGTCAAGCGTTAAGCGATTGGCCAATCGACGAATGGCGAAGACGAATGGCGGTGTTACGTCAACACACGCATATCTTTGCCGGCACCGTTATGGATAATTTGCGCCTGGCTCGACCCAACGCTTCAATGGAGGAGGTTATTTCGGCTGCGCGTACGGCAAAGGCACATGATTGGATTGTCTCTTTGCCCCAAGGGTACAACACTCCCTTGGGTGAAGGCGGATACGGTTTAAGCGGGGGGCAGATCCAAAGATTAGCGGTGGCACGGGCTTTGCTCAAGGACGCTCCGCTGGTGCTGCTCGATGAACCTACCGCCCACCTTGACCCGGAAACCGAATCTTCGATGCAGGAAGGGATCACGCGGCTTCTTGCGGGGCGCACGGTGATTGTGGTTGCTCATCGTCTGAGCACAGTGAATCGGGCGAATCGGATCATTGTAATGGAAGACGGTAAGATTGTTGAACAAGGAAGTCAATCGGAATTGATGGCTGTTCAAGGAATGTATCGGCGATTGCGCACCGCGTATGCAGGAGGTGAAGAAGCATGA
- a CDS encoding hemerythrin domain-containing protein, which produces MAPELHSFIEEHAALSQLMDQVREGYHTELYHKALDTIAHELEHHFLYEEKYILSRLANHITETEVGPIAKLKNEHNIIRKHYQEAMVLFQNHDPENPSQELVQKMGLLAYLLKKHIEKEDHYLFPLFSVILTQEEKAAIAHDVHLHTSTRKG; this is translated from the coding sequence GTGGCACCCGAACTGCATTCTTTTATCGAAGAACACGCTGCTTTAAGTCAGTTGATGGATCAGGTGAGGGAAGGCTATCATACCGAGCTTTATCACAAGGCTTTGGATACAATCGCTCATGAATTGGAGCATCATTTTTTGTACGAAGAAAAATATATTCTTTCTCGTTTGGCAAATCATATCACAGAGACGGAAGTGGGCCCCATTGCTAAATTAAAAAACGAACACAACATCATTCGAAAACATTATCAGGAAGCGATGGTCCTGTTTCAAAATCATGATCCCGAAAACCCTTCACAGGAACTCGTACAAAAGATGGGGCTGCTTGCCTATCTGTTAAAAAAGCATATTGAGAAGGAGGATCATTACCTTTTCCCACTGTTTAGCGTGATTTTGACTCAAGAGGAAAAAGCGGCGATCGCCCATGATGTCCATCTTCATACATCAACCAGAAAGGGATGA
- the cydB gene encoding cytochrome d ubiquinol oxidase subunit II, whose translation MILNIVWFILIAILFTGFFVLEGFDYGVGILTPFLGRTDEQRRLIINTIGPFWDANEVWLITAAGAMFAAFPHWYATLFSGFYIALFLLLVALIVRAVAFEFRSKISNPRWRSTWDWLLFVGSVLPPFLWGVAIANFIRGVPIDSHMNYVGTFWSLITPFSIMGGLSLLLLSTLSGALYISLRTVGEMQARARETARGIGALTSLVMFLFAVICFYNTDLFSKTGIDPGGVPVLAAMTLLSVPFFIYAKRDGWAFLMTSLTIVFSSITVFLHLFPRVMISSLNPDWSLTIYNAASGPYSLRVMTIITVIVLPFVLAYQAWTYWVFRHRLRPGGHLDY comes from the coding sequence TTGATTCTTAACATCGTCTGGTTCATTCTGATTGCCATATTATTTACCGGATTTTTTGTATTGGAAGGGTTTGATTATGGCGTTGGCATATTAACCCCTTTTCTTGGACGGACGGATGAACAACGCCGACTGATTATTAACACGATTGGTCCGTTCTGGGATGCGAATGAAGTCTGGCTCATCACCGCAGCCGGAGCGATGTTCGCAGCTTTCCCACACTGGTACGCGACTTTATTCAGCGGGTTTTACATCGCGCTTTTCCTGCTATTGGTGGCGCTGATTGTACGTGCAGTGGCCTTTGAGTTTCGCAGTAAAATCAGTAATCCGCGATGGCGTTCCACTTGGGACTGGCTTCTGTTTGTGGGAAGTGTTCTGCCGCCCTTTCTATGGGGTGTAGCGATCGCCAACTTTATACGTGGTGTACCCATCGACTCCCACATGAACTATGTCGGTACTTTCTGGAGCCTCATTACGCCTTTCAGTATCATGGGTGGATTAAGTTTGCTGCTGCTTTCAACGTTAAGCGGTGCGCTGTACATCTCCCTTCGCACAGTAGGCGAGATGCAGGCAAGGGCGAGGGAAACCGCAAGGGGTATCGGGGCGCTTACCAGTCTGGTGATGTTCTTGTTTGCCGTCATATGTTTCTATAATACTGACCTGTTCAGCAAAACCGGTATCGACCCCGGTGGAGTACCTGTGCTGGCAGCCATGACGTTATTGTCTGTGCCCTTTTTCATATACGCCAAACGCGACGGATGGGCGTTTTTAATGACCAGCCTGACAATCGTATTCTCATCAATCACAGTTTTTCTCCATTTGTTTCCGCGCGTCATGATCAGCTCCCTCAATCCCGACTGGAGTCTCACGATCTACAACGCTGCATCGGGACCCTATTCGTTGCGCGTGATGACGATCATCACTGTCATTGTGTTACCGTTTGTTTTGGCGTATCAAGCTTGGACTTATTGGGTATTTCGACACCGTCTGCGTCCAGGTGGTCACCTGGATTATTGA